Within the Flavobacterium sp. N502536 genome, the region ACTCCTTGCTGTTTTTTGTCGTTCCGTCAAACATAGAAACATAATCTTTAACTAACTCATACCCCTGTACTTTGTTCAGTGCAGTAAGTGCTTCGGTTAAGAAGCTTTGTTTTTGAGCTGTTTCTTCGTACGCTCGGGTTAAATAAGCAAAACCAAGGTAACTATTTGCTGCACCACTTGTCGCACGTCCTGTTTTATCTGTAGATTGTTTTGCAGGCAATATATCTGCAACCGCTTTAAATTCTTTTGTGATAAAATCCCACGCTTCAGCACGTGTAGAAAGCGGAATGTTCAAATCGCCTTCTTTGGTTACATATTTATCTCTAACATAAATTTTTTCCCAGTTCAAAAGCAATTTCATATGGTAATAAGCGCGTAAAAAACGAGCCTCGGCTTCAATTTGTTTGCGATCCCCATCTGTTAATTTAGAACCCGGAACCTGTGGTAATTTATCAATAACCTGATTGGCATTACTGATTCCTCTGTAATTAATTCTCCAATAACTGGTAAACTGGCTGTTTCCATTGGTATAAGTAAAAGTCGAAAGTTCTACCCAGTTTTGGTAATTCAAAGCATCGCTTCCTAGTTCGTTTATATCTTCACGGTATGCTTCTACCGGCCATTTTATCTCGGCAAAAGACCATTCGTTAGTGGCGCATTCAAGCTGTCCGTAAGTTGCCGCCAAAGCAGATTCGGCATCAGCCTTATTTCTCCAGAAATTCTCTGAGGTAAGTTCGTCCGGAGATTGTTGCTCCAGATAATCACTACAACTTGTAATGGTCAACAGACCTATAGTGGATAATAATAAAAATATCTTTTTCATGATGGTGTCTTTTATAAAATAGAATTAAAATATATACTGAATACCCGATACAAACGATCTTGTAAATGGATACACAAAACGATCAACGCCAGTATTAAGCACAGAAGCACGTGAAAACTCAGGATCAATACCAGAATAATCGGTGATCGTAAATAAATTCTCTACACTCACATAAAATCTAAGTTTGTCCATTTTTGCTTTGCCTAACATACTGCTTGGGATCGTATATCCTAATTGCAATTGACGCATTCTTATAAAATTTCCATTTTCCAGAAAACGATCTGACTCACGGCTGTTTCCATTAGGATCCTGCAATACGGCTCTTGGAATATCGCTGCGGTTATCCGGTGTCCATGAATTTAAAGTTGAAACCAGCATATTGGTTCCTGAGTTCATAGACTCATAAAAATAACGGTTTCCGTTGTACAATTTATTCCCCCAACCGCTTCCAATCAAAGCTGAGAAATCAAAGCCTTTATAGCTTGCTCCTAAAGTAAGGTTCACTTCTACTTTTGGTAATCCGGTTCCGGAGTACGCCTTATCTTTATCATCAATAACACCATCATCATTTAAATCTTTAAAACGAATATCTCCCGGCTGAGCATTTGGCTGTAATAAAACACCATTTTTATTATGAGCTGCTACCTCTTGAGTACTTTGGAAAATACCATCCGTTTTGTAAAGATAGAATCCACTAATAGGGCTTCCTACACGTGCCTGAGTTGGAAAATGCTCGTCTCCGAATTTTAATCCTTCTCCATAAATAGTCTGTCCTTCGTTGGCTAGTGCTATTACTTTGTTTTTAAGTGTCGTAAAGTTTAAACCTGCATTGTATTTGAATTCATTAACCTGATCGCGGTAATTTACCTCAAACTCAAATCCGCTGTTACTAATTTTACCTACGTTCAAAATTGGATCATCAACTCCGGCAGATGGAGCCAGTCTTTTTGTAATTAATAATTTGTCGGTCACATTGTGGTAGTAGTTCATCGAACCGCTAATTTTTCCTTTTAAAAGGGTATAATCGATACCAATATTTTTAGAATCTGTAGTTTCCCATTGTAGGTTTCTGTTTTCTAAAGCTTTTGCAATGCTTCCAGGCCAAGGGTTGCTTCCTATTCCTTGTACATAACCTGAACCCAAGCTATTACCGGTATTAATCAGTGTATTTGCAGAGTAATATCCTAAAGCTGCCTCATTACCCAATTGTCCCCAGCTCGCACGTAGTTTCAACGTAGAAATAAAAATATCTTTCGGGAAAAAATCTTCTTGTTCTATTTTCCATCCTAATGCAATAGACGGGAAAGTTCCCCAACGGCTGTCTTTTCCAAACTTAGAAGAACCGTCTCTTCTAACCGTCATTTGCAACAAATAGCGATCGTTGTAAGAGTAGTTTAATCTGCTGAAAAAAGAAACACGATTGTACTGAAATTTTGATCCGTCGGCAGTATATGTTCCACCTCTTCCGGCACCAATAGTTTCAAATCCCGGATCAAGAAATCCTGATGGACGGTCTATAGAAACCAATTGTCCATTTTCTACTGTATAATCGGTTGTTTTACCTTCTACAATTACCTCGTTCCAGTTAGAGGCCTGACTGTTAAAAGTGTTACCAATCATTAAACCAAAAACATGTTTCCCAAAAGTTTTATCAATTGTGATAATGTTGTCTAAGATTTGCTCGTTCCAGGTTGTTCTCAACTCCCTTTGCAACGGATATAAATGTACCTCTTTTGGATTAGCAATGTATGGAGGAAAATGCTCCATTTGCTGATTGTTCTTCACACGGTAAGAATACGCTAATTTATATTTTAACCAAGGCGCAATATTAGCAGTTGCCGCAATATTGGCTGTAATATCCTGTCCTACATCATTGCTTTTCTTAAAATGTTCCTCAGCAACCGGATTTGTTCCGGCAGGCAGACCATTTTTGCTGGTTAATCCATAACCGTATTCTTCATTATCGTCATAAACCGGAACCAAAGGTGACATGGTGTATACCTCTCTCAATTGGAAGTTAGGCAATGCATTTTGTGTTCCGATATAGGCCATTTTTCCGTCTATATCAAAAATAGATTTTTTAAAACTTACTCTTGCACTAGCTGTTTGAGAACCAAATTGATTGTCAATTACAATTCCTTTTTGTTTTACGAAGTTACCATACAAAGCAAATTTAAAATCGCCTTGTCTTCCCTGAATTCCCAAACCGTAGTTTTGTGTAAATCCGGAACGGAAAACCTGATCCTGCCAATCTGTATTGATGTCAGACGGAGCATTTATATATGCCGGAAGTGCCTTTGGCGAAGTCGCATATTTATTGTACTCATCGTACATTCTTTTGTGAACGGTACGATATCCGTCAGCATCTAATAAATCTAATGTTTTAGATGGATTTGTGATGCTTAAAAAAGAGCTGAAATCTACTTTTACACCTTCTTTTTGTCCGTTTTTAGTCGTTACGATAATTACACCATTCGCAGCAACAGATCCGTAAATTGCAGCTGCAGCACCATCTTTCAACACCTCCATTGATTCAATATTGGTTGGATTTATGGTATTAATAGATCCTTGAAAACCGTCAATAATATACAGTGGTTCTGTAGCTCCAAAGGTATTTACCCCACGAATTTTTACGCTTACACCAGCTCCTGCCACACCACCGCTTTTTTGCACGTTTACCCCTGCGACTAAGCCCTGAAGTGCTTCGGCCGGGCTCGTGGTAGCTCTGGTTTCGAGGCTCTCTTTTTTAACCGTAGAAATAGCTCCTGTTACGTTACTTTTTTTCTGAGAACCATAACCAATGACCACTACTTCATTCAGTTTATTGGTTTCTTCCTGCATGCTAACTGAAAGTTCAGCGCGGTTATTTACAGCCTCGCTTTTCTCAATAAATCCCATGTATGAAAAGACAATAACCGGATTGACAAGGCTTGATGAATATACTAAGGTATAATTTCCGTCAATATCAGTTGCAGCATTGTATTTAGAGTCTTTAATAGAAATACTCACACCCGGCAATGTATTGTTTTTGTCATCAGTGACTTTTCCAGAAATGGTCTTTTGTGCCTGATTTGCTTGCGCAAAGTTGATGTTTGGCAACCACAAGCATAACAGTAAAGGAATAAAATTTAATTTCCTAATGAGTAGTTTTTTCATTTTGGTAATGGTTTTGGTTAATTAAAATTTCGTTTTTTGTTTTTTTTATTTGTAAGCGGGCACCTTATAAGACAGCCTTTTGCAAAACTGTCTTATTCAATGCAGTATTCTCTTGATTGTGATTTTAGTATAGGCTTTAGTTCTAACTCGGCTTATAAATCAAATTTAATTCCTTGTGCCAATGGCAGACTAGTCGTGTAATTAATAGTATTGGTTTGTCTGCGCATATACACTTTCCAGGCATCGGAGCCGGATTCTCTCCCTCCGCCTGTTTCTTTTTCTCCGCCAAATGCACCGCCAATTTCGGCACCGGATGTACCAATATTGACATTTGCAATACCACAATCAGATCCTGTAACAGATAAGAACAATTCGGCCTCTCTTAAATTATTAGTCATGATTGCAGAAGATAAACCTTGTCCGACACCGTTTTGAATTGCAATTGCGTTTTCGACAGTTCCAGAGTATTTTAGTAAGTACAAGACTGGGGCAAAAGTTTCGTGCTGTACAATTTCAAATGAGTTCTCAGCCTCAGCAATAGCAGGTTTTACATAACATCCGCTTTCGTATCCGGAGCCTGAAAGTACGCCTCCTTCAACCAGAATTTTTCCACCTTCAGCTACCACTTTATCTAAAGCCTGTTGGTACATTTCAACCGCCTGAGTATCGATTAAAGGACCAACATGGTTATTCTCATCCAACGGATTTCCGATGCGCAATTGCTTGTAGGCAGCCACTATCGCATCTTTTACTTTATCGTAAATACTTTCGTGAA harbors:
- a CDS encoding RagB/SusD family nutrient uptake outer membrane protein, encoding MKKIFLLLSTIGLLTITSCSDYLEQQSPDELTSENFWRNKADAESALAATYGQLECATNEWSFAEIKWPVEAYREDINELGSDALNYQNWVELSTFTYTNGNSQFTSYWRINYRGISNANQVIDKLPQVPGSKLTDGDRKQIEAEARFLRAYYHMKLLLNWEKIYVRDKYVTKEGDLNIPLSTRAEAWDFITKEFKAVADILPAKQSTDKTGRATSGAANSYLGFAYLTRAYEETAQKQSFLTEALTALNKVQGYELVKDYVSMFDGTTKNSKESIFELQFSETTANGAFYRNALHYWMAAAELGGWDEILPSAMLINEFKKEGKIATTGNYDTRLYSTIFFKDPYFNDANNPMVLGATYDEKFEGTDKPVYRRYIPNTQEKMNQEFTAINIPLMRYANVLLMQAEALNELGRTGEAIPYINKVRERADMPAMTGTTAAAVKAQIEHERIIEFPLENYRFYDLRRWGKTKAALDAVGRTGFDTAKNSFYPIPLTELQAN
- a CDS encoding SusC/RagA family TonB-linked outer membrane protein, coding for MKKLLIRKLNFIPLLLCLWLPNINFAQANQAQKTISGKVTDDKNNTLPGVSISIKDSKYNAATDIDGNYTLVYSSSLVNPVIVFSYMGFIEKSEAVNNRAELSVSMQEETNKLNEVVVIGYGSQKKSNVTGAISTVKKESLETRATTSPAEALQGLVAGVNVQKSGGVAGAGVSVKIRGVNTFGATEPLYIIDGFQGSINTINPTNIESMEVLKDGAAAAIYGSVAANGVIIVTTKNGQKEGVKVDFSSFLSITNPSKTLDLLDADGYRTVHKRMYDEYNKYATSPKALPAYINAPSDINTDWQDQVFRSGFTQNYGLGIQGRQGDFKFALYGNFVKQKGIVIDNQFGSQTASARVSFKKSIFDIDGKMAYIGTQNALPNFQLREVYTMSPLVPVYDDNEEYGYGLTSKNGLPAGTNPVAEEHFKKSNDVGQDITANIAATANIAPWLKYKLAYSYRVKNNQQMEHFPPYIANPKEVHLYPLQRELRTTWNEQILDNIITIDKTFGKHVFGLMIGNTFNSQASNWNEVIVEGKTTDYTVENGQLVSIDRPSGFLDPGFETIGAGRGGTYTADGSKFQYNRVSFFSRLNYSYNDRYLLQMTVRRDGSSKFGKDSRWGTFPSIALGWKIEQEDFFPKDIFISTLKLRASWGQLGNEAALGYYSANTLINTGNSLGSGYVQGIGSNPWPGSIAKALENRNLQWETTDSKNIGIDYTLLKGKISGSMNYYHNVTDKLLITKRLAPSAGVDDPILNVGKISNSGFEFEVNYRDQVNEFKYNAGLNFTTLKNKVIALANEGQTIYGEGLKFGDEHFPTQARVGSPISGFYLYKTDGIFQSTQEVAAHNKNGVLLQPNAQPGDIRFKDLNDDGVIDDKDKAYSGTGLPKVEVNLTLGASYKGFDFSALIGSGWGNKLYNGNRYFYESMNSGTNMLVSTLNSWTPDNRSDIPRAVLQDPNGNSRESDRFLENGNFIRMRQLQLGYTIPSSMLGKAKMDKLRFYVSVENLFTITDYSGIDPEFSRASVLNTGVDRFVYPFTRSFVSGIQYIF